One region of Vespa crabro chromosome 15, iyVesCrab1.2, whole genome shotgun sequence genomic DNA includes:
- the LOC124429347 gene encoding uncharacterized protein LOC124429347 isoform X5 has protein sequence MQTVDLVANCPLPVVTGSSRSPSPSRSSTPTTPLTPVASTRSMGQRPSTLLRPKISLTWVLRGQQQQQQQQPQQQQPQQQQSQQQQSQQQQPQQQQQSQQQQQSGNTGNTGNGNHSVSNTTGLYLILLVFLFIDFFFPFVFPIKQFAISAGTNVHRDTLSHESREVSSRRSIKSDKEKDAAKENIVGQEKREKKILQRIEKIDKMEKSISKETIIDDKTIESLLEKYPEKELFASAKETREKEKVKKAVSEPSLVSRESTSTPNSRDKHRHRRTKRPHKTRPPSRFGYEIADLDAFLTKASIERPANIPVVLSFPSVLYQTQGGTQDEMALPLGTVVNAVFKNQTWLYVQTPHGQEGYVGYAACLPLGILPQPTRGPCWEDSTDVFPRPLGNMTDTEKLRDTRSECGARSRNARVRRGSRDAVSACGERSVDRLYLRAAANAKTKGARHTLLVIRNDYEGRGANSLSVSKGDVVALLSDHVNDWFWVRSRDGREGFIPAVVAGHGFL, from the exons ATGCAGACGGTGGACTTGGTGGCGAATTGTCCACTTCCGGTGGTGACAGGATCCTCAAGGTCGCCATCGCCATCAAGGTCGTCGACACCCACGACGCCCTTGACACCCGTTGCATCGACGAGGAGCATGGGGCAACGGCCAAGTACACTTTTGCGTCCGAAGATCTCTTTGACTTGGGTCCTCCGTggtcaacaacaacaacaacaacaacaaccacaacaacaacaaccgcaacaacaacaatcgcaacaacaacaatcacagcaacaacaaccgcaacaacaacaacaatcacagcaacaacaacaatctgGAAATACTGGAAATACTGGAAATGGAAATCATTCAGTTTCCAACACTACGGGTTTGTATTTGATACTTTTggtctttcttttcattgattttttttttccttttgtttttccgaTCAAACAATTTGCAATTTCCGCAGGAACAAACGTTCATCGTGATACACTTTCCCATGAAAGCAGAGAGGTGTCCTCTAGAAGAAGCATCAAAagtgataaagaaaaggatgcTGCCAAGGAGAATATCGTGGGACAAGAGAAACGTGAAAAGAAGATCCTTCAACGAATTGAAAAGATCGACAAAATGGAGAAG TCGATCAGCAAGGAGACGATAATTGACGATAAAACGATCGAGAGTCTGTTAGAGAAATATCCGGAAAAGGAATTGTTCGCAAGCgcgaaagaaacgagagaaaaagaaaaagtaaagaaagccGTTTCCGAACCCTCACTCGTATCTCGTGAATCAACGTCGACCCCAAATAGTCGTGACAAACACAGACACAGACGTACAAAACGTCCACATAAAACGAGACCACCCAGTAGATTTGGTTATGAGATTGCCGACCTTGATGCATTTTTAACAaag gcATCCATCGAGAGACCAGCTAACATCCCAGTTGTTTTATCCTTTCCATCGGTCTTATATCAAACGCAAGGTGGTACACAGGACGAGATGGCTCTACCGCTTGGGACAGTAGTAAATGcagtttttaaaaatcaaaccTGGCTCTATGTGCAAACACCACATGGCCAAGAAGGATATGTCGGATATGCAGCCTGTTTACCACTAGGAATATTACCGCAACCTACGCGTGGTCCATGTTGGGAAGACTCCACTGATGTTTTTCCACGTCCATTGG GTAACATGACTGATACAGAAAAATTAAGAGACACAAGATCTGAATGCGGTGCACGAAGTAGAAACGCAAGAGTAAGGAGAGGCTCGCGAGATGCAGTTTCCGCTTGCGGAGAACGCAGTGTCGATAGATTGTATCTAAGAGCAGCTGCAAATGCTAAAACGAAAGGTGCCAGGCATACATTGCTCGTCATACGTAACGATTACGAAGGTCGTGGTGCAAACTCTTTGAGTGTTTCTAAAGGTGACGTCGTTGCACTTTTAAGCGATCACGTCAATGATTGGTTTTGGGTTCGATCAAGAGATGGTAGGGAAGGTTTTATACCGGCTGTGGTTGCTGGTCATggtttcttataa
- the LOC124429347 gene encoding uncharacterized protein LOC124429347 isoform X4 produces the protein MFARLCRQTPNGDLKRRHSWNSEADYQSVETGAETVSGEEGDISSSENDDRISYKENGCSMQTVDLVANCPLPVVTGSSRSPSPSRSSTPTTPLTPVASTRSMGQRPSTLLRPKISLTWVLRGQQQQQQQQPQQQQPQQQQSQQQQSQQQQPQQQQQSQQQQQSGNTGNTGNGNHSVSNTTGLYLILLVFLFIDFFFPFVFPIKQFAISAGTNVHRDTLSHESREVSSRRSIKSDKEKDAAKENIVGQEKREKKILQRIEKIDKMEKSISKETIIDDKTIESLLEKYPEKELFASAKETREKEKVKKAVSEPSLVSRESTSTPNSRDKHRHRRTKRPHKTRPPSRFGYEIADLDAFLTKASIERPANIPVVLSFPSVLYQTQGGTQDEMALPLGTVVNAVFKNQTWLYVQTPHGQEGYVGYAACLPLGILPQPTRGPCWEDSTDVFPRPLGNMTDTEKLRDTRSECGARSRNARVRRGSRDAVSACGERSVDRLYLRAAANAKTKGARHTLLVIRNDYEGRGANSLSVSKGDVVALLSDHVNDWFWVRSRDGREGFIPAVVAGHGFL, from the exons gaGACTTGAAGAGGCGACACTCCTGGAACAGCGAAGCGGATTATCAATCTGTGGAAACAGGAGCCGAAACAGTTTCCGGTGAGGAAGGTGACATTTCGTCTTCTGAAAACGACGATAGGATATCCTACaag GAAAATGGCTGTTCGATGCAGACGGTGGACTTGGTGGCGAATTGTCCACTTCCGGTGGTGACAGGATCCTCAAGGTCGCCATCGCCATCAAGGTCGTCGACACCCACGACGCCCTTGACACCCGTTGCATCGACGAGGAGCATGGGGCAACGGCCAAGTACACTTTTGCGTCCGAAGATCTCTTTGACTTGGGTCCTCCGTggtcaacaacaacaacaacaacaacaaccacaacaacaacaaccgcaacaacaacaatcgcaacaacaacaatcacagcaacaacaaccgcaacaacaacaacaatcacagcaacaacaacaatctgGAAATACTGGAAATACTGGAAATGGAAATCATTCAGTTTCCAACACTACGGGTTTGTATTTGATACTTTTggtctttcttttcattgattttttttttccttttgtttttccgaTCAAACAATTTGCAATTTCCGCAGGAACAAACGTTCATCGTGATACACTTTCCCATGAAAGCAGAGAGGTGTCCTCTAGAAGAAGCATCAAAagtgataaagaaaaggatgcTGCCAAGGAGAATATCGTGGGACAAGAGAAACGTGAAAAGAAGATCCTTCAACGAATTGAAAAGATCGACAAAATGGAGAAG TCGATCAGCAAGGAGACGATAATTGACGATAAAACGATCGAGAGTCTGTTAGAGAAATATCCGGAAAAGGAATTGTTCGCAAGCgcgaaagaaacgagagaaaaagaaaaagtaaagaaagccGTTTCCGAACCCTCACTCGTATCTCGTGAATCAACGTCGACCCCAAATAGTCGTGACAAACACAGACACAGACGTACAAAACGTCCACATAAAACGAGACCACCCAGTAGATTTGGTTATGAGATTGCCGACCTTGATGCATTTTTAACAaag gcATCCATCGAGAGACCAGCTAACATCCCAGTTGTTTTATCCTTTCCATCGGTCTTATATCAAACGCAAGGTGGTACACAGGACGAGATGGCTCTACCGCTTGGGACAGTAGTAAATGcagtttttaaaaatcaaaccTGGCTCTATGTGCAAACACCACATGGCCAAGAAGGATATGTCGGATATGCAGCCTGTTTACCACTAGGAATATTACCGCAACCTACGCGTGGTCCATGTTGGGAAGACTCCACTGATGTTTTTCCACGTCCATTGG GTAACATGACTGATACAGAAAAATTAAGAGACACAAGATCTGAATGCGGTGCACGAAGTAGAAACGCAAGAGTAAGGAGAGGCTCGCGAGATGCAGTTTCCGCTTGCGGAGAACGCAGTGTCGATAGATTGTATCTAAGAGCAGCTGCAAATGCTAAAACGAAAGGTGCCAGGCATACATTGCTCGTCATACGTAACGATTACGAAGGTCGTGGTGCAAACTCTTTGAGTGTTTCTAAAGGTGACGTCGTTGCACTTTTAAGCGATCACGTCAATGATTGGTTTTGGGTTCGATCAAGAGATGGTAGGGAAGGTTTTATACCGGCTGTGGTTGCTGGTCATggtttcttataa
- the LOC124429347 gene encoding uncharacterized protein LOC124429347 isoform X2, which yields MVSGVEDARVNVPRQIKRMFARLCRQTPNGDLKRRHSWNSEADYQSVETGAETVSGEEGDISSSENDDRISYKENGCSMQTVDLVANCPLPVVTGSSRSPSPSRSSTPTTPLTPVASTRSMGQRPSTLLRPKISLTWVLRGQQQQQQQQPQQQQPQQQQSQQQQSQQQQPQQQQQSQQQQQSGNTGNTGNGNHSVSNTTGLYLILLVFLFIDFFFPFVFPIKQFAISAGTNVHRDTLSHESREVSSRRSIKSDKEKDAAKENIVGQEKREKKILQRIEKIDKMEKSISKETIIDDKTIESLLEKYPEKELFASAKETREKEKVKKAVSEPSLVSRESTSTPNSRDKHRHRRTKRPHKTRPPSRFGYEIADLDAFLTKASIERPANIPVVLSFPSVLYQTQGGTQDEMALPLGTVVNAVFKNQTWLYVQTPHGQEGYVGYAACLPLGILPQPTRGPCWEDSTDVFPRPLGNMTDTEKLRDTRSECGARSRNARVRRGSRDAVSACGERSVDRLYLRAAANAKTKGARHTLLVIRNDYEGRGANSLSVSKGDVVALLSDHVNDWFWVRSRDGREGFIPAVVAGHGFL from the exons gaGACTTGAAGAGGCGACACTCCTGGAACAGCGAAGCGGATTATCAATCTGTGGAAACAGGAGCCGAAACAGTTTCCGGTGAGGAAGGTGACATTTCGTCTTCTGAAAACGACGATAGGATATCCTACaag GAAAATGGCTGTTCGATGCAGACGGTGGACTTGGTGGCGAATTGTCCACTTCCGGTGGTGACAGGATCCTCAAGGTCGCCATCGCCATCAAGGTCGTCGACACCCACGACGCCCTTGACACCCGTTGCATCGACGAGGAGCATGGGGCAACGGCCAAGTACACTTTTGCGTCCGAAGATCTCTTTGACTTGGGTCCTCCGTggtcaacaacaacaacaacaacaacaaccacaacaacaacaaccgcaacaacaacaatcgcaacaacaacaatcacagcaacaacaaccgcaacaacaacaacaatcacagcaacaacaacaatctgGAAATACTGGAAATACTGGAAATGGAAATCATTCAGTTTCCAACACTACGGGTTTGTATTTGATACTTTTggtctttcttttcattgattttttttttccttttgtttttccgaTCAAACAATTTGCAATTTCCGCAGGAACAAACGTTCATCGTGATACACTTTCCCATGAAAGCAGAGAGGTGTCCTCTAGAAGAAGCATCAAAagtgataaagaaaaggatgcTGCCAAGGAGAATATCGTGGGACAAGAGAAACGTGAAAAGAAGATCCTTCAACGAATTGAAAAGATCGACAAAATGGAGAAG TCGATCAGCAAGGAGACGATAATTGACGATAAAACGATCGAGAGTCTGTTAGAGAAATATCCGGAAAAGGAATTGTTCGCAAGCgcgaaagaaacgagagaaaaagaaaaagtaaagaaagccGTTTCCGAACCCTCACTCGTATCTCGTGAATCAACGTCGACCCCAAATAGTCGTGACAAACACAGACACAGACGTACAAAACGTCCACATAAAACGAGACCACCCAGTAGATTTGGTTATGAGATTGCCGACCTTGATGCATTTTTAACAaag gcATCCATCGAGAGACCAGCTAACATCCCAGTTGTTTTATCCTTTCCATCGGTCTTATATCAAACGCAAGGTGGTACACAGGACGAGATGGCTCTACCGCTTGGGACAGTAGTAAATGcagtttttaaaaatcaaaccTGGCTCTATGTGCAAACACCACATGGCCAAGAAGGATATGTCGGATATGCAGCCTGTTTACCACTAGGAATATTACCGCAACCTACGCGTGGTCCATGTTGGGAAGACTCCACTGATGTTTTTCCACGTCCATTGG GTAACATGACTGATACAGAAAAATTAAGAGACACAAGATCTGAATGCGGTGCACGAAGTAGAAACGCAAGAGTAAGGAGAGGCTCGCGAGATGCAGTTTCCGCTTGCGGAGAACGCAGTGTCGATAGATTGTATCTAAGAGCAGCTGCAAATGCTAAAACGAAAGGTGCCAGGCATACATTGCTCGTCATACGTAACGATTACGAAGGTCGTGGTGCAAACTCTTTGAGTGTTTCTAAAGGTGACGTCGTTGCACTTTTAAGCGATCACGTCAATGATTGGTTTTGGGTTCGATCAAGAGATGGTAGGGAAGGTTTTATACCGGCTGTGGTTGCTGGTCATggtttcttataa
- the LOC124429347 gene encoding RNA polymerase II degradation factor 1-like isoform X3 — protein MIYCDGQGRPFVPGERERSKVNVPRQIKRMFARLCRQTPNGDLKRRHSWNSEADYQSVETGAETVSGEEGDISSSENDDRISYKENGCSMQTVDLVANCPLPVVTGSSRSPSPSRSSTPTTPLTPVASTRSMGQRPSTLLRPKISLTWVLRGQQQQQQQQPQQQQPQQQQSQQQQSQQQQPQQQQQSQQQQQSGNTGNTGNGNHSVSNTTGTNVHRDTLSHESREVSSRRSIKSDKEKDAAKENIVGQEKREKKILQRIEKIDKMEKSISKETIIDDKTIESLLEKYPEKELFASAKETREKEKVKKAVSEPSLVSRESTSTPNSRDKHRHRRTKRPHKTRPPSRFGYEIADLDAFLTKASIERPANIPVVLSFPSVLYQTQGGTQDEMALPLGTVVNAVFKNQTWLYVQTPHGQEGYVGYAACLPLGILPQPTRGPCWEDSTDVFPRPLGNMTDTEKLRDTRSECGARSRNARVRRGSRDAVSACGERSVDRLYLRAAANAKTKGARHTLLVIRNDYEGRGANSLSVSKGDVVALLSDHVNDWFWVRSRDGREGFIPAVVAGHGFL, from the exons gaGACTTGAAGAGGCGACACTCCTGGAACAGCGAAGCGGATTATCAATCTGTGGAAACAGGAGCCGAAACAGTTTCCGGTGAGGAAGGTGACATTTCGTCTTCTGAAAACGACGATAGGATATCCTACaag GAAAATGGCTGTTCGATGCAGACGGTGGACTTGGTGGCGAATTGTCCACTTCCGGTGGTGACAGGATCCTCAAGGTCGCCATCGCCATCAAGGTCGTCGACACCCACGACGCCCTTGACACCCGTTGCATCGACGAGGAGCATGGGGCAACGGCCAAGTACACTTTTGCGTCCGAAGATCTCTTTGACTTGGGTCCTCCGTggtcaacaacaacaacaacaacaacaaccacaacaacaacaaccgcaacaacaacaatcgcaacaacaacaatcacagcaacaacaaccgcaacaacaacaacaatcacagcaacaacaacaatctgGAAATACTGGAAATACTGGAAATGGAAATCATTCAGTTTCCAACACTACGG GAACAAACGTTCATCGTGATACACTTTCCCATGAAAGCAGAGAGGTGTCCTCTAGAAGAAGCATCAAAagtgataaagaaaaggatgcTGCCAAGGAGAATATCGTGGGACAAGAGAAACGTGAAAAGAAGATCCTTCAACGAATTGAAAAGATCGACAAAATGGAGAAG TCGATCAGCAAGGAGACGATAATTGACGATAAAACGATCGAGAGTCTGTTAGAGAAATATCCGGAAAAGGAATTGTTCGCAAGCgcgaaagaaacgagagaaaaagaaaaagtaaagaaagccGTTTCCGAACCCTCACTCGTATCTCGTGAATCAACGTCGACCCCAAATAGTCGTGACAAACACAGACACAGACGTACAAAACGTCCACATAAAACGAGACCACCCAGTAGATTTGGTTATGAGATTGCCGACCTTGATGCATTTTTAACAaag gcATCCATCGAGAGACCAGCTAACATCCCAGTTGTTTTATCCTTTCCATCGGTCTTATATCAAACGCAAGGTGGTACACAGGACGAGATGGCTCTACCGCTTGGGACAGTAGTAAATGcagtttttaaaaatcaaaccTGGCTCTATGTGCAAACACCACATGGCCAAGAAGGATATGTCGGATATGCAGCCTGTTTACCACTAGGAATATTACCGCAACCTACGCGTGGTCCATGTTGGGAAGACTCCACTGATGTTTTTCCACGTCCATTGG GTAACATGACTGATACAGAAAAATTAAGAGACACAAGATCTGAATGCGGTGCACGAAGTAGAAACGCAAGAGTAAGGAGAGGCTCGCGAGATGCAGTTTCCGCTTGCGGAGAACGCAGTGTCGATAGATTGTATCTAAGAGCAGCTGCAAATGCTAAAACGAAAGGTGCCAGGCATACATTGCTCGTCATACGTAACGATTACGAAGGTCGTGGTGCAAACTCTTTGAGTGTTTCTAAAGGTGACGTCGTTGCACTTTTAAGCGATCACGTCAATGATTGGTTTTGGGTTCGATCAAGAGATGGTAGGGAAGGTTTTATACCGGCTGTGGTTGCTGGTCATggtttcttataa
- the LOC124429347 gene encoding uncharacterized protein LOC124429347 isoform X1: MIYCDGQGRPFVPGERERSKVNVPRQIKRMFARLCRQTPNGDLKRRHSWNSEADYQSVETGAETVSGEEGDISSSENDDRISYKENGCSMQTVDLVANCPLPVVTGSSRSPSPSRSSTPTTPLTPVASTRSMGQRPSTLLRPKISLTWVLRGQQQQQQQQPQQQQPQQQQSQQQQSQQQQPQQQQQSQQQQQSGNTGNTGNGNHSVSNTTGLYLILLVFLFIDFFFPFVFPIKQFAISAGTNVHRDTLSHESREVSSRRSIKSDKEKDAAKENIVGQEKREKKILQRIEKIDKMEKSISKETIIDDKTIESLLEKYPEKELFASAKETREKEKVKKAVSEPSLVSRESTSTPNSRDKHRHRRTKRPHKTRPPSRFGYEIADLDAFLTKASIERPANIPVVLSFPSVLYQTQGGTQDEMALPLGTVVNAVFKNQTWLYVQTPHGQEGYVGYAACLPLGILPQPTRGPCWEDSTDVFPRPLGNMTDTEKLRDTRSECGARSRNARVRRGSRDAVSACGERSVDRLYLRAAANAKTKGARHTLLVIRNDYEGRGANSLSVSKGDVVALLSDHVNDWFWVRSRDGREGFIPAVVAGHGFL; this comes from the exons gaGACTTGAAGAGGCGACACTCCTGGAACAGCGAAGCGGATTATCAATCTGTGGAAACAGGAGCCGAAACAGTTTCCGGTGAGGAAGGTGACATTTCGTCTTCTGAAAACGACGATAGGATATCCTACaag GAAAATGGCTGTTCGATGCAGACGGTGGACTTGGTGGCGAATTGTCCACTTCCGGTGGTGACAGGATCCTCAAGGTCGCCATCGCCATCAAGGTCGTCGACACCCACGACGCCCTTGACACCCGTTGCATCGACGAGGAGCATGGGGCAACGGCCAAGTACACTTTTGCGTCCGAAGATCTCTTTGACTTGGGTCCTCCGTggtcaacaacaacaacaacaacaacaaccacaacaacaacaaccgcaacaacaacaatcgcaacaacaacaatcacagcaacaacaaccgcaacaacaacaacaatcacagcaacaacaacaatctgGAAATACTGGAAATACTGGAAATGGAAATCATTCAGTTTCCAACACTACGGGTTTGTATTTGATACTTTTggtctttcttttcattgattttttttttccttttgtttttccgaTCAAACAATTTGCAATTTCCGCAGGAACAAACGTTCATCGTGATACACTTTCCCATGAAAGCAGAGAGGTGTCCTCTAGAAGAAGCATCAAAagtgataaagaaaaggatgcTGCCAAGGAGAATATCGTGGGACAAGAGAAACGTGAAAAGAAGATCCTTCAACGAATTGAAAAGATCGACAAAATGGAGAAG TCGATCAGCAAGGAGACGATAATTGACGATAAAACGATCGAGAGTCTGTTAGAGAAATATCCGGAAAAGGAATTGTTCGCAAGCgcgaaagaaacgagagaaaaagaaaaagtaaagaaagccGTTTCCGAACCCTCACTCGTATCTCGTGAATCAACGTCGACCCCAAATAGTCGTGACAAACACAGACACAGACGTACAAAACGTCCACATAAAACGAGACCACCCAGTAGATTTGGTTATGAGATTGCCGACCTTGATGCATTTTTAACAaag gcATCCATCGAGAGACCAGCTAACATCCCAGTTGTTTTATCCTTTCCATCGGTCTTATATCAAACGCAAGGTGGTACACAGGACGAGATGGCTCTACCGCTTGGGACAGTAGTAAATGcagtttttaaaaatcaaaccTGGCTCTATGTGCAAACACCACATGGCCAAGAAGGATATGTCGGATATGCAGCCTGTTTACCACTAGGAATATTACCGCAACCTACGCGTGGTCCATGTTGGGAAGACTCCACTGATGTTTTTCCACGTCCATTGG GTAACATGACTGATACAGAAAAATTAAGAGACACAAGATCTGAATGCGGTGCACGAAGTAGAAACGCAAGAGTAAGGAGAGGCTCGCGAGATGCAGTTTCCGCTTGCGGAGAACGCAGTGTCGATAGATTGTATCTAAGAGCAGCTGCAAATGCTAAAACGAAAGGTGCCAGGCATACATTGCTCGTCATACGTAACGATTACGAAGGTCGTGGTGCAAACTCTTTGAGTGTTTCTAAAGGTGACGTCGTTGCACTTTTAAGCGATCACGTCAATGATTGGTTTTGGGTTCGATCAAGAGATGGTAGGGAAGGTTTTATACCGGCTGTGGTTGCTGGTCATggtttcttataa